The following proteins are co-located in the Oncorhynchus clarkii lewisi isolate Uvic-CL-2024 chromosome 30, UVic_Ocla_1.0, whole genome shotgun sequence genome:
- the LOC139389954 gene encoding perforin-1-like: MSSSSLPWCLLVVCVLTVVQIYAAEEPKVLKVFNLHATDLHSSLLGTPDAYVEVFRAYGFLGRTEVKNNNHDPSWNEEFSFLNAHENNILRLEVYDSDINSNDLLGTCERSIKIGTWKHQCFLKKGGILNCSYTLEPLQ, translated from the exons atgtcctcctcctctctcccgtgGTGCCTGCTGGtggtgtgtgttctgactgtgGTCCAGATCTATGCTGCAGAGGAACCTAAAGTCCTCAAGGTGTTCAACCTCCATGCCACTGACCTGCACAGCAGCCTGCTAGGGACCCCTGATGCCTACGTCGAG GTGTTCAGAGCTTACGGCTTTCTCGGGAGGACAGAGGTGAAGAACAACAACCATGACCCCAGCTGGAACGAGGAGTTCAGCTTCCTCAACGCCCATGAGAACAACATCTTGAGGTTGGAGGTGTATGACAGCGACATCAACTCCAACGACCTGCTGGGGACCTGCGAGCGCTCCATCAAGATCGGAACTTGGAAACATCAATGTTTCCTCAAGAAGGGTGGGATCCTGAACTGCTCCTACACCCTAGAGCCCCTACAGTAG